One stretch of Arachis hypogaea cultivar Tifrunner chromosome 20, arahy.Tifrunner.gnm2.J5K5, whole genome shotgun sequence DNA includes these proteins:
- the LOC112783151 gene encoding uncharacterized protein isoform X3, protein MGLKFGIHVMRGISTQAVNANTAILDTATGGAYQESGRVWGAKDIAIPARACAWMPHGFMSVNTSLGAGKAFLRSLYEQYASWGVDFVKHDCVFGDDLDLSEISYVSEVLRKLDRSIVYSLSPGTSVTPAMAKDVIGLVNMYRITGDDWDTWWDVKCHFNVTRDFATANLIGATGLNGKSWPDLDMLPFGWLTDPGVNEGPHRYCRLNLEEQKTQITLWAIAKSPLMYGGDLRKIDPTTYGLITNPTLLEINSFSSNNMEFPYITSLRSEGQDLGGQMRRYIKETKTLYTHSLGLTNCSDPKASAWTSETVDQDVERICWKGTLRNKPLAAFCVNKRKLHFKFIEESLSQLNLGRKYHLVATNRIKFCLDASPRRKLTSNEFVRRPFSPCKWDAYQMWELNPNGTLENSYSGLCATMEPVKATINSGGLRSWIATGRNGEVYVAFFNLNEQKTVISAQISDIAKVLPGTDLSSCEGTELWSGSDVVISQGALSTAVEAHGNALFVLSCSPKNKIKMVVTADA, encoded by the exons ATGGGTTTGAAATTTGGGATTCATGTTATGAGAGGGATAAGCACACAAGCCGTCAATGCAAACACTGCTATCCTAGATACAGCAACg GGAGGTGCTTATCAAGAATCTGGTCGAGTTTGGGGTGCCAAAGACATAGCAATCCCAGCAAGGGCTTGTGCATGGATGCCTCATGGTTTCATGAGTGTAAATACATCATTGGGAGCTGGGAAAGCTTTTTTGAGATCCCTTTATGAGCAATATGCTTCATGGGGTGTTGATTTTG TGAAACATGACTGTGTATTTGGTGATGACTTGGATTTAAGTGAAATAAGCTATGTATCAGAG GTTCTAAGGAAGCTTGATCGCTCCATTGTATATTCCTTGTCTCCTGGAACTAGTGTGACCCCAGCCATGGCCAAGGATGTCATTGGACTGGTCAACATGTATCGTATTACAGGAGATGACTGGGATACATGGTGGGATGTAAAATGTCACTTCAACGTAACAAG GGATTTTGCAACTGCTAATCTGATAGGAGCAACAGGCTTAAATGGGAAATCCTGGCCTGATTTGGACATGCTTCCATTTGGATGGTTAACAGATCCTG GTGTAAATGAAGGTCCACACAGGTATTGTAGACTCAATCTAGAAGAGCAAAAGACACAG ATAACACTTTGGGCGATAGCAAAGTCTCCCCTAATGTATGGAGGGGATCTGCGAAAAATTGATCCTACAACATATGGCCTTATCACAAACCCTACTCTTCTGGAGATCAACTCTTTTAGCTCAAACAATATGGAG TTTCCTTATATCACAAGCTTGAGGAGTGAAGGTCAAGATCTTGGAGGGCAAATGAGAAGATATATCAAAGAAACAAAGACCTTATATACACATTCATTAGGTCTCACTAACTGCTCTGATCCGAAGGCAAGTGCTTGGACTAGTGAAACTGTTGACCAAGATGTTGAAAGGATCTGTTGGAAAGGGACTTTGAGAAACAAGCCTTTGGCAGCTTTCTGTGTAAACAAGAGAAAACTTCACTTCAAATT TATTGAAGAGAGTTTGTCCCAACTGAACCTTGGAAGGAAATATCATTTAGTTGCAACCAATAGAATAAAATTTTGCTTGGATGCTTCTCCTAGACGAAAGCTTACTTCTAACGAGTTCGTTAGACGCCCATTTTCTCCGTGCAAATGGGATGCATATCAG ATGTGGGAACTGAACCCTAATGGGACGCTGGAAAATAGTTATTCTGGCCTATGTGCAACAATGGAGCCTGTCAAAG CTACTATTAACTCCGGTGGGCTTCGCTCTTGGATTGCAACCGGAAGAAATG GAGAAGTCTATGTTGCTTTCTTCAATCTAAATGAGCAGAAGACTGTGATATCTGCCCAGATATCAGACATTGCTAAAGTTCTTCCAGGCACAGACTTAAGTTCTTGTGAGGGCACTGAATTGTGGAGTGGAAGTGACGTGGTAATATCACAGGGTGCGTTATCAACGGCGGTTGAAGCGCATGGAAATGCGCTATTTGTACTAAGCTGCAGTcccaagaacaaaataaaaatggttGTCACTGCTGATGCAtaa
- the LOC112783712 gene encoding large ribosomal subunit protein P3z: protein MGVFTFVLRKSGGEWTAKQHNGDIEESSSDTFDIQRKLVKAVCAVDSSGAVQSSFSIVTPSSAVFQVVVGGAVFVGGGAAAAAAPAGGAAPAAEAAPAAAKKEEKVEEEDDEDFGMSLFD, encoded by the exons ATGGGAGTTTTCACTTTCGTGCTCCGCAAATCCGGCGGAGAATGGACGGCGAAGCAGCACAACGGCGACATCGAGGAGTCGTCTTCCGACACCTTCGACATCCAACGAAAGCTCGTTAAGGCCGTCTGCGCAGTCGATTCATCCGGCGCCGTTCAATCCTCTTTCTCCATAGTTACCCCTTCCTCCGCCGTTTTCCAG GTGGTTGTGGGTGGTGCGGTGTTTGTTGGAGGTGGTGCAGCGGCTGCAGCTGCTCCCGCAGGAGGAGCTGCCCCAGCTGCTGAGGCCGCCCCGGCTGCAgcgaagaaggaagaaaaggttGAGGAAGAAGACGATGAAGATTTTGGAATGTCACTTTTTGATTAG
- the LOC112783151 gene encoding uncharacterized protein isoform X2, with protein sequence MSFLSICLLICFCFQSVSSENVSGSDLQQASIPPRGWNSYDSFCWTVSEQEFLQNAEIVSRTLHDHGYEYAVVDYLWYRRKVNGAGHDSLGFDVIDEWGRVIPDPGRWPSSLGGKGFIEVANKVHSMGLKFGIHVMRGISTQAVNANTAILDTATGGAYQESGRVWGAKDIAIPARACAWMPHGFMSVNTSLGAGKAFLRSLYEQYASWGVDFVKHDCVFGDDLDLSEISYVSEVLRKLDRSIVYSLSPGTSVTPAMAKDVIGLVNMYRITGDDWDTWWDVKCHFNVTRDFATANLIGATGLNGKSWPDLDMLPFGWLTDPGVNEGPHRYCRLNLEEQKTQITLWAIAKSPLMYGGDLRKIDPTTYGLITNPTLLEINSFSSNNMEFPYITSLRSEGQDLGGQMRRYIKETKTLYTHSLGLTNCSDPKASAWTSETVDQDVERICWKGTLRNKPLAAFCVNKRKLHFKFIEESLSQLNLGRKYHLVATNRIKFCLDASPRRKLTSNEFVRRPFSPCKWDAYQMWELNPNGTLENSYSGLCATMEPVKGEVYVAFFNLNEQKTVISAQISDIAKVLPGTDLSSCEGTELWSGSDVVISQGALSTAVEAHGNALFVLSCSPKNKIKMVVTADA encoded by the exons ATGTCCTTCCTCTCTATCTGCCTTCTTATTTGTTTCTGTTTTCAGAG TGTATCATCTGAAAATGTATCCGGAAGTGACCTACAGCAAGCTAGCATCCCACCAAGAGGTTGGAATTCCTATGATTCTTTTTGTTGGACAGTTTCTGAACAGGAATTCTTACAAAATGCTGAAATAGTGTCTCGAACACTACATGATCATGGATATGAG TATGCTGTGGTGGATTACCTTTGGTATAGAAGGAAAGTCAATGGCGCTGGACATGATTCTCTTGGGTTTGATGTGATTGATGAATGGGGGAGAGTGATTCCTGACCCTGGAAGGTGGCCTTCTTCCCTAGGTGGAAAAGGGTTCATTGAAGTTGCTAATAAGGTACATAGCATGGGTTTGAAATTTGGGATTCATGTTATGAGAGGGATAAGCACACAAGCCGTCAATGCAAACACTGCTATCCTAGATACAGCAACg GGAGGTGCTTATCAAGAATCTGGTCGAGTTTGGGGTGCCAAAGACATAGCAATCCCAGCAAGGGCTTGTGCATGGATGCCTCATGGTTTCATGAGTGTAAATACATCATTGGGAGCTGGGAAAGCTTTTTTGAGATCCCTTTATGAGCAATATGCTTCATGGGGTGTTGATTTTG TGAAACATGACTGTGTATTTGGTGATGACTTGGATTTAAGTGAAATAAGCTATGTATCAGAG GTTCTAAGGAAGCTTGATCGCTCCATTGTATATTCCTTGTCTCCTGGAACTAGTGTGACCCCAGCCATGGCCAAGGATGTCATTGGACTGGTCAACATGTATCGTATTACAGGAGATGACTGGGATACATGGTGGGATGTAAAATGTCACTTCAACGTAACAAG GGATTTTGCAACTGCTAATCTGATAGGAGCAACAGGCTTAAATGGGAAATCCTGGCCTGATTTGGACATGCTTCCATTTGGATGGTTAACAGATCCTG GTGTAAATGAAGGTCCACACAGGTATTGTAGACTCAATCTAGAAGAGCAAAAGACACAG ATAACACTTTGGGCGATAGCAAAGTCTCCCCTAATGTATGGAGGGGATCTGCGAAAAATTGATCCTACAACATATGGCCTTATCACAAACCCTACTCTTCTGGAGATCAACTCTTTTAGCTCAAACAATATGGAG TTTCCTTATATCACAAGCTTGAGGAGTGAAGGTCAAGATCTTGGAGGGCAAATGAGAAGATATATCAAAGAAACAAAGACCTTATATACACATTCATTAGGTCTCACTAACTGCTCTGATCCGAAGGCAAGTGCTTGGACTAGTGAAACTGTTGACCAAGATGTTGAAAGGATCTGTTGGAAAGGGACTTTGAGAAACAAGCCTTTGGCAGCTTTCTGTGTAAACAAGAGAAAACTTCACTTCAAATT TATTGAAGAGAGTTTGTCCCAACTGAACCTTGGAAGGAAATATCATTTAGTTGCAACCAATAGAATAAAATTTTGCTTGGATGCTTCTCCTAGACGAAAGCTTACTTCTAACGAGTTCGTTAGACGCCCATTTTCTCCGTGCAAATGGGATGCATATCAG ATGTGGGAACTGAACCCTAATGGGACGCTGGAAAATAGTTATTCTGGCCTATGTGCAACAATGGAGCCTGTCAAAG GAGAAGTCTATGTTGCTTTCTTCAATCTAAATGAGCAGAAGACTGTGATATCTGCCCAGATATCAGACATTGCTAAAGTTCTTCCAGGCACAGACTTAAGTTCTTGTGAGGGCACTGAATTGTGGAGTGGAAGTGACGTGGTAATATCACAGGGTGCGTTATCAACGGCGGTTGAAGCGCATGGAAATGCGCTATTTGTACTAAGCTGCAGTcccaagaacaaaataaaaatggttGTCACTGCTGATGCAtaa
- the LOC112783151 gene encoding uncharacterized protein isoform X1 produces MSFLSICLLICFCFQSVSSENVSGSDLQQASIPPRGWNSYDSFCWTVSEQEFLQNAEIVSRTLHDHGYEYAVVDYLWYRRKVNGAGHDSLGFDVIDEWGRVIPDPGRWPSSLGGKGFIEVANKVHSMGLKFGIHVMRGISTQAVNANTAILDTATGGAYQESGRVWGAKDIAIPARACAWMPHGFMSVNTSLGAGKAFLRSLYEQYASWGVDFVKHDCVFGDDLDLSEISYVSEVLRKLDRSIVYSLSPGTSVTPAMAKDVIGLVNMYRITGDDWDTWWDVKCHFNVTRDFATANLIGATGLNGKSWPDLDMLPFGWLTDPGVNEGPHRYCRLNLEEQKTQITLWAIAKSPLMYGGDLRKIDPTTYGLITNPTLLEINSFSSNNMEFPYITSLRSEGQDLGGQMRRYIKETKTLYTHSLGLTNCSDPKASAWTSETVDQDVERICWKGTLRNKPLAAFCVNKRKLHFKFIEESLSQLNLGRKYHLVATNRIKFCLDASPRRKLTSNEFVRRPFSPCKWDAYQMWELNPNGTLENSYSGLCATMEPVKATINSGGLRSWIATGRNGEVYVAFFNLNEQKTVISAQISDIAKVLPGTDLSSCEGTELWSGSDVVISQGALSTAVEAHGNALFVLSCSPKNKIKMVVTADA; encoded by the exons ATGTCCTTCCTCTCTATCTGCCTTCTTATTTGTTTCTGTTTTCAGAG TGTATCATCTGAAAATGTATCCGGAAGTGACCTACAGCAAGCTAGCATCCCACCAAGAGGTTGGAATTCCTATGATTCTTTTTGTTGGACAGTTTCTGAACAGGAATTCTTACAAAATGCTGAAATAGTGTCTCGAACACTACATGATCATGGATATGAG TATGCTGTGGTGGATTACCTTTGGTATAGAAGGAAAGTCAATGGCGCTGGACATGATTCTCTTGGGTTTGATGTGATTGATGAATGGGGGAGAGTGATTCCTGACCCTGGAAGGTGGCCTTCTTCCCTAGGTGGAAAAGGGTTCATTGAAGTTGCTAATAAGGTACATAGCATGGGTTTGAAATTTGGGATTCATGTTATGAGAGGGATAAGCACACAAGCCGTCAATGCAAACACTGCTATCCTAGATACAGCAACg GGAGGTGCTTATCAAGAATCTGGTCGAGTTTGGGGTGCCAAAGACATAGCAATCCCAGCAAGGGCTTGTGCATGGATGCCTCATGGTTTCATGAGTGTAAATACATCATTGGGAGCTGGGAAAGCTTTTTTGAGATCCCTTTATGAGCAATATGCTTCATGGGGTGTTGATTTTG TGAAACATGACTGTGTATTTGGTGATGACTTGGATTTAAGTGAAATAAGCTATGTATCAGAG GTTCTAAGGAAGCTTGATCGCTCCATTGTATATTCCTTGTCTCCTGGAACTAGTGTGACCCCAGCCATGGCCAAGGATGTCATTGGACTGGTCAACATGTATCGTATTACAGGAGATGACTGGGATACATGGTGGGATGTAAAATGTCACTTCAACGTAACAAG GGATTTTGCAACTGCTAATCTGATAGGAGCAACAGGCTTAAATGGGAAATCCTGGCCTGATTTGGACATGCTTCCATTTGGATGGTTAACAGATCCTG GTGTAAATGAAGGTCCACACAGGTATTGTAGACTCAATCTAGAAGAGCAAAAGACACAG ATAACACTTTGGGCGATAGCAAAGTCTCCCCTAATGTATGGAGGGGATCTGCGAAAAATTGATCCTACAACATATGGCCTTATCACAAACCCTACTCTTCTGGAGATCAACTCTTTTAGCTCAAACAATATGGAG TTTCCTTATATCACAAGCTTGAGGAGTGAAGGTCAAGATCTTGGAGGGCAAATGAGAAGATATATCAAAGAAACAAAGACCTTATATACACATTCATTAGGTCTCACTAACTGCTCTGATCCGAAGGCAAGTGCTTGGACTAGTGAAACTGTTGACCAAGATGTTGAAAGGATCTGTTGGAAAGGGACTTTGAGAAACAAGCCTTTGGCAGCTTTCTGTGTAAACAAGAGAAAACTTCACTTCAAATT TATTGAAGAGAGTTTGTCCCAACTGAACCTTGGAAGGAAATATCATTTAGTTGCAACCAATAGAATAAAATTTTGCTTGGATGCTTCTCCTAGACGAAAGCTTACTTCTAACGAGTTCGTTAGACGCCCATTTTCTCCGTGCAAATGGGATGCATATCAG ATGTGGGAACTGAACCCTAATGGGACGCTGGAAAATAGTTATTCTGGCCTATGTGCAACAATGGAGCCTGTCAAAG CTACTATTAACTCCGGTGGGCTTCGCTCTTGGATTGCAACCGGAAGAAATG GAGAAGTCTATGTTGCTTTCTTCAATCTAAATGAGCAGAAGACTGTGATATCTGCCCAGATATCAGACATTGCTAAAGTTCTTCCAGGCACAGACTTAAGTTCTTGTGAGGGCACTGAATTGTGGAGTGGAAGTGACGTGGTAATATCACAGGGTGCGTTATCAACGGCGGTTGAAGCGCATGGAAATGCGCTATTTGTACTAAGCTGCAGTcccaagaacaaaataaaaatggttGTCACTGCTGATGCAtaa